In Macadamia integrifolia cultivar HAES 741 chromosome 1, SCU_Mint_v3, whole genome shotgun sequence, a single window of DNA contains:
- the LOC122083773 gene encoding 18.1 kDa class I heat shock protein-like: MSLIPSFLGGRDPFAMDIWDPFDFNNFPLPTSLSVPHPQFSNETAAIVNARIDWKETPEAHIVKADLPGLKKEEVKVEVEEGRVLKISGERNIEKEEKNDQWHRMERSSGKFLRRFRLPEDVKIDQVKAAMENGVLTVTVPKEEVKKPEVKAIEISG; this comes from the coding sequence ATGTCTCTCATTCCAAGCTTTCTTGGTGGCCGAGATCCCTTCGCAATGGATATCTGGGATCCATTTGATTTCAATAATTTTCCATTACCCACTTCCCTTTCTGTTCCACACCCTCAATTCTCCAACGAAACTGCTGCGATCGTGAATGCTCGAATCGATTGGAAGGAGACCCCAGAAGCCCACATCGTCAAAGCTGATCTTCCTGGGCTCAAGAAGGAAGAAGTGAAGGTCGAGGTTGAAGAAGGTAGAGTCCTTAAGATCAGTGGCGAGAGAAacatagaaaaagaagagaagaatgatCAGTGGCACCGAATGGAGCGGAGTAGCGGAAAGTTCCTTCGGCGGTTTAGGTTGCCTGAGGATGTGAAGATAGATCAGGTGAAAGCTGCTATGGAGAATGGAGTGCTTACTGTAACTGTTCCaaaagaagaagtgaagaagcCAGAGGTTAAGGCCATTGAAATCTCTGGCTAG